The stretch of DNA GGGCGTGCCGCTAGGCCACACGCTCATTGCCCTCACTTCGTTGCAGCGCGGCCTAGATAAGTTGGCCCTCGACGAAGAAGCGCTCCACCGCGATCTGGAAGCCAACTGGCCGGTAGTAGCGGAAGCCATCCAGACCATTTTGCGCCGCGAAAATTACCCCGACCCCTACAACGCGCTCAAGACACTTACCCGCACTCATGGCCCTGTAACCCAGGCCACTATCAGCGAGTTTATTGACACGCTGGAGGTAAGCGAAGACGTAAAAGGTGAGCTGCGGGCTATTACGCCTACCAGCTACGTAGGCATGTAGCCTACCTTTGTCATCGGCAGCTTGCGTGTGTTCAACATACGCGCTGCCGATGACAGCTTGCGCTATAGTCCTAGCTCCTTTTTCAGCTCAGCATTTCTCTCATGCCCGAACTTAACGGCATCACAGTTCATCCCGATTGCCGCCATTTCCGTGGCGATATTCCCTGCCGCCCCAACAAGGAGCACGGCTACCAGTGCGCCAACTGCCCGGTCTATGCTCCTATTGAGCAGCGCATCCTGATCATCAAGCTTGGAGCCATCGGCGACGTTATTCGGACCACGCCGCTGCTGCGCCGGCTCCGGCAGGAGTTTCCGGCGGCCAAAATCACCTGGCTCACCCTCACGCCGGCCATCCTACCGGCTGGGGAAATTGATGAAGTATTAAAGCTTGACTTGCCCGCCGTGCTGCACCTGCAGCAGCGCGAGTTTGATCTTCTTTTCAACCTTGATAAGGACAAGGAAGCCTGCGCTCTCCATGATTCCATCAGGGCCCACCAGAAGTTTGGGTACCGCCTGCACCCAGAATACGGCGTGGCCTGGCCCAGCAATGCTCTGGCTGACCATAAGTTCCTGACCGGAGTATTTAATGAGCTCAGTCTGCAAAACCAGAAACCCTACGTGCAGGAAATTTTTGAGCTGTGCGGCTTTGAGTTTACGGGCGAAGAATACGTCTTCGACACGCACCAGGACAAAGGCTACGACTGGTCGGGGTTGCCCACTACTGGCCTACGCATTGGCCTGAACACCGGCTGCGGCGACCGATGGACCACCCGCCTGTGGTCGGATGAGAAGTGGGTTACTCTGATCGGTGAGCTGCAGCAGGCGGGGTACACGCCGGTGCTGCTGGGTGGTTTAGCCGAGGATGAGCGCAACCAGCGGCTGCATGCTGCCACCGGCGCGGCTTACCTGGGCACGTTCCCCCTGGAGCAGTTCATCAACCTGATGTACCAGATGGATGCCATCGTGACGCAGGTTACGATGGCCATGCACATCAGCATTGCTCTGCGCAAGCCCACTATCCTGATGAACAACATCTTCAATCCTTACGAATTTGACCTCTATGGCCGTGGTCAGCTCGTGCAGCCCGACCGGCAGTGCGTCTGCTTCTACCGCGGTACCTGCAAGCTCGGCATCAGCTGCATGGAAGAACTGCCCGCAGAGAAAGTCTTTGCCGCCGTGCAGGCCAGCGTACCGCTGTAAGCCACGAATGTATTTCACGAAAAAGCCCCCGCTGTGCGCACAGCTGGGGCTTTTTATTTTTCGCGCTTCTATAATCTAACGCTAGTGCGCAAACTCGCCGGGAGTAGCCCCACGTAGCAGCGTACTTTCTAAGTTCTGAAATCTCAACTCTTGGCTCTCCCTACTGCCCCGCTACTTCCTTCAGCGCTTTCACCATCTCTTCCCAGGAGAACTCCTTCTTCTTGGCCCATACGCCGGCTGTAAACTCGGCTTCACGTTGGTGCTCATAGAAATCGACCAGGGCATCGGCTATGGCTTTAGGCTTTGGTGGAACCACGTAGCCCACTTCCCCATCCGGAATTAGCTCTGCTAGGCCACCCACATCGGTTACCAGCATAGGCCGCTCGAAGTGGTAAGCAATCTGCGACACGCCGCTCTGCGTGGCATTTTTGTAAGGCTGCACAATAATATCGGCCGCACAGAAGTAGTCGGCTACTTTCTCATTCGGAATGAAGTCAGTGGCGCGCACCAACCGCCCCTCCAGGTTGTATTTGGCAATTAGGGCTTCATAGGGAGCGGCATCTTCATAATACTCCCCTGCCACAATCAGCTTCACGGGCAGCTGGGCCAGGCGCTCATCGGCAAAAGCTTCTAGCAGAATATCCAACCCTTTATAGGCTCTGATGAAACCAAAAAACAGCAAGTAGCCAAAGCCGGGGTCTAAGCCGAGCGCTTTCAACGCTTCGGCTTTCGGCTTTAAAGGGCCAAAATTGTCGTAGAGCGGGTGCGGCTTGTATTGGGCTGGCTGCCTGAAGCGCAAGCGGCGTAAGTCGGCTAGCACCGCCCGGCTCATCGTCACGAATCCATGACACGCCGATAGAAAATACTTGGTCAGCGGCCGGTCGCCGGGCCGCTTCTCGTGCGGTATTACGTTGTCTGTGATGGCCACCACGCGGGTATGGCGGTTCTGGCGCACCAGGCGCGCTACGGTTCCTAAAGCAGGCCCCATGAAGGGGAGCCAGAACCGGAAAATCACCAGATCAGGCCGCTGTTTGCGCAGCTTACTACCTACCGCGTACCAGCTTAAAGGATTCACGGAGTTCAGGCTCACCTCAATAGCTAGATCCGTTGGCCCAGGCTCGGTGCTGAATTGCGTTTGCCCCGGAAACAGAAAGTTAGGGTACTGCAGAGAAAACGTAACCAGCCGCACCTCGTCACCGGCCTCGCGGAAAGCTCTTGCCAGCCGTTCATTATAAGTTGCTAGGCCACCTCGCAGAGGGTAAGCGGGTCCGATAATGACGACTTTCATATCAACAGCTTTCTGCTTCTCATCTGGGCCTGCGTTTTCCACAGGCCTAGCGCGTTAGCGCCGGACGGATGTGTGCGTTCAACTTAAATTCAGCTTCTCCTTTACCAGGTAATCGTTGCGGTTGGAGCCGTTCAGCTGCACCATCTCGGCCAGGAAACCCGCCAAGAAGAGCTGCACCCCAATAACCACCGCTACCAGCGCCAGGAAAAACAATGGCTGCGCCGTAACGTCGCGGGCATGCAAATTGCGGTTCGCCAGCCACACCTTTTCCCCCACCAGCCACAGCGTAATCAGCATACCCAGCAAAAAAGACATAGTGCCCAAGGCCCCGAAGAAGTGCATGGGTCGCCGCCGAAACCGGCTCACGAACGTAATGCTCATCAAATCGAGGAACCCGTACACGAAGCGCTCCAGCCCAAACTTGGTGGTGC from Hymenobacter taeanensis encodes:
- a CDS encoding glycosyltransferase family 9 protein; the encoded protein is MPELNGITVHPDCRHFRGDIPCRPNKEHGYQCANCPVYAPIEQRILIIKLGAIGDVIRTTPLLRRLRQEFPAAKITWLTLTPAILPAGEIDEVLKLDLPAVLHLQQREFDLLFNLDKDKEACALHDSIRAHQKFGYRLHPEYGVAWPSNALADHKFLTGVFNELSLQNQKPYVQEIFELCGFEFTGEEYVFDTHQDKGYDWSGLPTTGLRIGLNTGCGDRWTTRLWSDEKWVTLIGELQQAGYTPVLLGGLAEDERNQRLHAATGAAYLGTFPLEQFINLMYQMDAIVTQVTMAMHISIALRKPTILMNNIFNPYEFDLYGRGQLVQPDRQCVCFYRGTCKLGISCMEELPAEKVFAAVQASVPL
- a CDS encoding glycosyltransferase; this encodes MKVVIIGPAYPLRGGLATYNERLARAFREAGDEVRLVTFSLQYPNFLFPGQTQFSTEPGPTDLAIEVSLNSVNPLSWYAVGSKLRKQRPDLVIFRFWLPFMGPALGTVARLVRQNRHTRVVAITDNVIPHEKRPGDRPLTKYFLSACHGFVTMSRAVLADLRRLRFRQPAQYKPHPLYDNFGPLKPKAEALKALGLDPGFGYLLFFGFIRAYKGLDILLEAFADERLAQLPVKLIVAGEYYEDAAPYEALIAKYNLEGRLVRATDFIPNEKVADYFCAADIIVQPYKNATQSGVSQIAYHFERPMLVTDVGGLAELIPDGEVGYVVPPKPKAIADALVDFYEHQREAEFTAGVWAKKKEFSWEEMVKALKEVAGQ